One stretch of Oncorhynchus clarkii lewisi isolate Uvic-CL-2024 chromosome 1, UVic_Ocla_1.0, whole genome shotgun sequence DNA includes these proteins:
- the LOC139390688 gene encoding uncharacterized protein yields MEGRGLENHFNPSEIKCLEIIPTLPMWIIEYAWAHRMMDTLDGLDPSRWPEDDLQSVTLDEPWRLRVAAAQAYSIMKTRDIKSFGRVMEFMDVTYTLLPRLVPPIKHMKIMFGLKTKIIMWMLREDQGIVNIVLKIIKFFPSRLPQYHECSRQEMHLMRKNHQDFKALSQTLAMDMSMRNSYIKDLMEDQYGECYAQKLEDRLLHYLQVLESTLQSDTYFDQLLKQEGPMAYEEELLLPLITCDSTSLAASLKRLFHSDKSSSRCHPSHGAHKVSAQERGIGRELEGPGTSKVVLRSPKERTHKDGQSQLDRTSLYAFQGICQDNREERSNSLGLGPHHACAAEQSLEPQALIVELGVDLSKDSPLLLEEEVSDGEEGSRSRTEVEDRQNNEVPEASPLQLCSKHKKWVRSILQECSEELLCEKSDTPVHCQGSSSTSSQDLTPSLLTLCQPQHLTLATQNPSPPQTVAVSQPTALDDRAHSEQAGEPADSPEANRTHKVKLRLSMESQALLLMSKFLQPFVRLRKLTQQECSMAAELRGTKTTQEEDRDDGEEEDDEEHVEKTPVYSYYDLNTLYSSFESSSDEDPETQDSDPDYVPGYGKRMYNQSV; encoded by the exons ATGGAGGGAAGAGGCCTTGAGAATCATTTCAATCCGTCTGAGATTAAATGTTTGGAGATCATCCCAACGTTGCCAATGTGGATAATTGAATATGCCTGGGCTCACAGAATGATGGACACATTGGATG gtCTGGACCCCAGCAGATGGCCAGAGGATGACCTACAATCTGTCACCCTAGATGAGCCATGGAGGTTACGGGTGGCAGCAGCCCAGGCGTATTCTATAATGAAGACAAGAGACATCAAGAGCTTTGGGAGGGTGATGGAGTTCATGGATGTCACTTATACACTGCTGCCACGACTGGTGCCCCctatcaaacacatgaaaatcatgtTTGGCCTCAAGACCAAG ATAATTATGTGGATGCTTCGGGAAGACCAAGGTATTGTCAACATTGTTTTGAAGATCATTAAGTTTTTTCCAAGTAGACTACCTCAGTACCATGAATGT AGCCGACAAGAGATGCACCTAATGAGGAAGAACCACCAGGACTTTAAGGCTTTGTCCCAGACTCTTGCAATGGACATGTCCATGCGCAACTCTTATATCAAG GATTTGATGGAGGACCAATATGGAGAATGCTATGCCCAGAAACTGGAGGACAGGTTGCTGCATTACCTTCAGGTACTGGAGTCGACGCTGCAGAGTGATACCTAttttgaccag CTGTTGAAGCAGGAGGGTCCAATGGCATACGAAGAGGAGTTACTATTGCCGTTAATTACCTGTGACTCCACCTCCCTTGCTGCGTCCTTGAAGAGGCTATTCCACTCTG ACAAGTCTTCTTCAAGATGCCATCCCAGCCACGGAGCCCATAAGGTATCAGCACAGGAGAGGGGAATAGGCCGGGAGCTGGAGGGTCCTGGGACCTCGAAAGTTGTGCTAAGGTCGCCCAAGGAGAGAACACACAAAGACGGGCAGTCACAGCTTGACAGGACAAGTCTCTACGCATTCCAGGGTATCTGTCAAGATAACCGAGAGGAGAGATCCAACTCATTGGGGTTGGGTCCACACCATGCTTGTGCAGCTGAGCAAAGTTTAGAGCCACAGGCCCTTATCGTGGAGCTGGGGGTGGATCTGTCCAAAGACAGTCCACTCCTCCTGGAGGAGGAAGTCTctgatggggaggaggggagccGAAGCAGGACGGAGGTGGAGGACAGGCAGAACAATGAGGTGCCTGAGGCCTCCCCACTGCAGCTGTGTTCTAAACACAAGAAATGGGTGAGGAGCATTCTGCAGGAGTGCTCTGAAGAACTGCTGTGTGAAAAGAGTGATACCCCAGTGCACTGTCAGGGGTCCTCTTCCACCTCATCACAGGACTTGACCCCATCCCTCCTCACCCTTTGTCAACCCCAACATCTAACTCTGGCCACACAGAACCCTTCCCCTCCTCAAACAGTGGCTGTATCCCAACCTACGGCCCTCGATGACAGAGCCCATTCTGAACAGGCTGGAGAACCAGCAGACAGCCCAGAGGCCAATAGAACACATAAGGTCAAGCTGAGACTTTCTATGGAGAGTCAGGCTCTTCTGCTTATGTCAAAGTTTCTACAGCCATTTGTGCGGCTCCGAAAACTGACCCAGCAGGAGTGTAGCATGGCTGCAGAGCTAAGAGGGACCAAGACCACTCAGGAGGAAGACCGTGATGatggtgaagaggaggatgatgaagaACATGTGGAAAAAACTCCAGTGTATTCTTATTATGATTTAAACACGCTCTATTCTAGTTTTGAGTCAAGCTCTGATGAAGATCCCGAAACACAAGATTCAGATCCTGACTATGTTCCTGGATATGGAAAGAGAATGTACAACCAAAGTGTGTGA
- the LOC139390617 gene encoding spermatogenesis associated 2-like: MTVPGKKARDLVELYRVSLEHRIEQGDWNLVCRDEELIKKVEGLLMGDCAQDTHSLGLDPLSVMEDSLQTAQGVGLKGLARAFEVLELASLNLYLCPWRKEYRVVKMFSGMFTHYIKPALSMQQVADLFGLLGYQASEARLCEELRLCSPALPVDTLLRLSCAFFTARCECRLLLSAIVPQGRRVEWELNLVQERQKGHSLQIALDNSKRRLETIPQEGDFLESSTIEADLDLYTDDEFNGHKEVGLVRDPLYSPRRVYTRGLSSQQESICVSSLNCQLIKTPSLAPTRNTPTHKQRESPNKELAMSGSDKGDSQLLSAKASGNAHPVSPGGSQFCIECYPSPCIHHCKNCNTLRSLNCPILERCKDEGHEVKHIDGEVLQEQRESSGLSPRLGSPGEGGVPLYEDKREFCPPLDVFEAGSLTPQPIPFHDCCNTANPDPEVTCLTCKVFHTRACKMLEMCQRKHKMLMLDVCSSGLGCTRPPCKLCRYCSVVYCKDCWYRTPLQCVCGYPFDESSEV; this comes from the exons ATGACTGTCCCTGGGAAGAAAGCCAGGGATCTGGTGGAACTGTACCGGGTCAGTTTGGAGCACCGGATTGAGCAGGGTGACTGGAACCTAGTATGCAGAGATGAGGAACTGATTAAGAAGGTAGAGGGACTGCTGATGGGGGACTGTGCCCAGGACACACATTCCTTGGGACTGGACCCCCTCAGTGTAATGGAGGACTCGCTTCAGACAGCACAAGGAGTTGGATTGAAGGGGCTGGCTAGAGCCTTTGAAGTGCTGGAACTGGCATCCCTCAACCTGTACTTGTGTCCCTGGAGAAAGGAATACAGAGTGGTAAAG ATGTTCTCAGGCATGTTCACACATTACATCAAGCCGGCGCTGTCCATGCAGCAGGTGGCCGATCTGTTTGGGTTGCTTGGGTACCAGGCTTCAGAGGCCAGACTATGTGAAGAGCTTAGGCTATGTTCCCCAGCCCTCCCAGTGGACACCCTTCTCCGCCTGTCCTGTGCTTTCTTCACTGCACGTTGTGAGTGTCGCTTACTGTTGTCTGCCATAGTACCCCAGGGCAGAAGGGTGGAGTGGGAGCTCAACCTGGTGCAGGAGAGGCAGAAAGGTCACAGCCTGCAGATAGCATTGGACAACAGCAAGAGAAGGTTGGAGACTATACCACAGGAAGGGGATTTTCTTGAGTCATCTACTATAGAGGCAGACTTGGATTTGTACACAGATGATGAGTTTAATGGGCATAAAGAAGTTGGGTTAGTCAGAGATCCTCTCTATTCACCAAGAAGGGTGTACACGAGAGGGCTTTCTTCTCAACAAGAGAGTATCTGTGTCTCCTCACTAAACTGCCAGTTGATTAAGACACCATCATTAGCACCAACCAGAAACACCCCAACTCACAAGCAAAGGGAAAGTCCAAATAAAGAGTTGGCCATGTCCGGGTCAGATAAAGGGGATTCACAATTGCTGTCTGCAAAAGCATCAGGGAATGCCCACCCTGTGTCACCAGGGGGCAGTCAGTTCTGCATCGAGTGCTACCCTAGCCCTTGCATCCATCATTGCAAGAATTGCAATACCTTACGTAGCTTGAACTGCCCCATATTGGAGAGGTGCAAAGACGAGGGTCATGAAGTAAAACATATTGATGGTGAAGTCCtacaggagcagagagagagcagtggattATCACCACGGCTAGGAAGTCCTGGAGAGGGAGGTGTGCCACTCTATGAGGATAAGAGAGAGTTCTGCCCTCCACTTGATGTTTTTGAAGCAGGAAGCCTTACCCCTCAGCCCATTCCTTTTCATGACTGTTGCAACACTGCCAATCCAGACCCTGAGGTTACCTGCCTCACCTGCAAGGTATTCCACACTAGAGCCTGTAAAATGTTGGAGATGTGCCAGAGAAAGCACAAGATGCTCATGTTGGATGTCTGCTCAAGTGGGTTGGGGTGCACAAGGCCCCCTTGCAAACTATGCAGGTACTGCAGTGTTGTGTATTGTAAAGACTGTTGGTATAGAACACCACTTCAATGTGTTTGTGGCTACCCTTTTGATGAGTCCTCTGAAGTTTGA
- the LOC139415812 gene encoding uncharacterized protein, which produces MSNADRVVLALGGAGTVGSGIVKALLDKGFKVAVISRDNSRLDKLRGFVSPSTKDNLTTLVGNVGSEEGAEVVKQALLKSVGKVTDIVSSLGFSWWQGGPPHSQTLKELHWVIETLLFSTFVSWKVFFPLVRDDPNCTYTFITGGAGEKLLMPGTGFLTVGAASTLAFCQVLREEYPEVPCKLNQVKINTGVAPPERVAPGYLNHLDLGEAVATLVERKNTTHTVFPVNCPADLKTVILEGNLQRCPSLP; this is translated from the exons ATGTCAAACGCTGACAGAGTTGTGTTAGCTCTCGGTGGAGCAGGAACAGTGGGCTCTGGAATAGTTAAAGCACTCCTTGACAAAG GTTTCAAGGTGGCGGTTATCTCCAGAGACAACAGCAGGTTGGATAAACTCAGGGGGTTTGTTTCTCCCTCCACCAAAGACAACCTCACCACTCTAGTGGGGAATGTTG GTTCAGAGGAAGGGGCAGAGGTGGTCAAGCAGGCCCTTCTGAAGTCTGTTGGCAAGGTGACAGACATTGTGTCATCTCTGGGTTTCAGCTGGTGGCAGGGTGGACCTCCACATAGCCAGACTCTGAAAGAACTACACTGG GTGATTGAGACATTGCTGTTCAGCACCTTTGTATCATGGAAGGTCTTCTTTCCACTGGTGAGAGATGACCCCAACTGCACCTACACCTTTATCACAG GTGGTGCTGGGGAGAAGCTGTTGATGCCAGGTACAGGGTTCCTGACTGTTGGCGCTGCCAGCACCCTGGCATTTTGTCAGGTATTACGAGAGGAGTACCCAGAAGTACCCTGCAAACTCAACCAG GTAAAGATCAACACAGGTGTGGCCCCTCCAGAGCGTGTGGCTCCTGGTTACCTGAATCACCTGGACCTTGGTGAGGCTGTGGCCACATTGGTGGAGAGAAAGAACACCACCCACACCGTGTTCCCTGTCAACTGCCCGGCAGACTTAAAAACTGTCATTCTAGAGGGTAACCTTCAACGCTGCCCCTCTCTGCCATAA